A DNA window from uncultured Methanoregula sp. contains the following coding sequences:
- a CDS encoding ferritin family protein: MKTEDAKKIISTAIDREVEAYTFYRSVADKVKDKALKSLFAELAEEEKKHREFLQGFLSKDAGKIKFAAGHDYKVGDELPSPKLTMDLKPLEGLVIAIKKELEAMQMYTQFANAAADTETQLLFSQLANMERSHKARLEDIYTNMAFPEVW; this comes from the coding sequence ATGAAAACCGAAGATGCAAAAAAAATCATTTCCACGGCTATCGACAGGGAAGTCGAAGCCTACACTTTTTACCGCAGCGTTGCTGACAAGGTAAAGGACAAGGCGCTGAAATCACTCTTTGCAGAACTTGCAGAAGAGGAGAAGAAACACCGGGAGTTCCTCCAGGGATTCCTCTCAAAGGATGCCGGCAAGATCAAGTTCGCTGCCGGCCACGACTACAAGGTGGGCGACGAACTCCCCTCACCGAAACTGACCATGGACTTAAAGCCGCTCGAAGGCCTGGTCATTGCCATCAAGAAGGAACTCGAAGCCATGCAGATGTACACCCAGTTTGCAAACGCAGCCGCTGACACGGAGACGCAGCTGCTCTTCTCCCAGCTGGCGAACATGGAGCGGAGCCACAAGGCCCGGCTTGAGGACATCTATACCAACATGGCATTCCCCGAGGTCTGGTGA
- a CDS encoding molybdopterin biosynthesis protein → MVKRYLSVITLDDALSLLSREFSCVPTVLQVPVEEAAGRITAGPIFARFSVPEIHLAAMDGIAVVSADTKGASEQHPITLTRAARVNTGNVVPQEYDAVIMIEDVWEKDGTYTIRKATSPWQHVRPAGEDLAESEMVMPSHHRIRPHEIGALATYGITTLDAITVRIGLVPTGSELVPAGTRPAPGQVVESNTVMAKAMLEEAGASCTRYPFVEDRPERIRAAIETAARENDIVIVSAGSSAGTKDYTADVIAGLGTVLVHGVATKPGKPVIIGTIGGKPVIGLPGYPLSALTIIRELVLPFLRNYGLVVPDPAVIQAEITSALPKEIGSDEFVLCTLGKVGNRWTVSPQSKGAGVQMSAVRANAYIRVPRNSEGYTAGDRVEARLMVPVHEAENALIVTGSHDPVLDYLADLLRPEGITLISTHVGSMGGILALKKDDCHAAPTHLLAEDGSYNTTFLQKYLPQTKIDLICVAGRQQGVVSRTGLALAELPGRAFVNRQRGSGTRMLLDFELKKAGIDPGSIPGYEREVTTHIAVALAVKSGEAEAGLCVYSAAKALNLPFVPVSQERYEIAIRHEHAGDPRVRALISAIRSARFREILKNLGGYDTTETGTLREVR, encoded by the coding sequence ATGGTGAAACGTTACCTCTCGGTCATCACGCTGGACGATGCCCTCTCCCTCCTGTCCCGGGAATTTTCCTGCGTTCCAACGGTCCTGCAGGTGCCGGTTGAAGAAGCTGCCGGACGGATCACGGCAGGCCCCATCTTTGCACGCTTCTCGGTACCGGAGATCCATCTCGCGGCCATGGACGGCATTGCGGTCGTGAGTGCCGATACAAAAGGGGCCTCCGAGCAGCACCCGATCACTCTCACCCGGGCCGCACGGGTGAATACCGGCAATGTTGTCCCGCAGGAATACGATGCCGTGATCATGATCGAGGATGTCTGGGAAAAGGATGGGACCTACACGATCCGGAAAGCCACAAGCCCGTGGCAGCATGTCCGGCCGGCGGGAGAGGATCTCGCCGAGTCCGAGATGGTGATGCCCTCGCATCACCGGATCCGGCCTCACGAGATCGGCGCTCTTGCAACGTACGGGATCACGACGCTCGACGCGATCACGGTCAGGATCGGGCTCGTTCCCACGGGAAGCGAACTCGTTCCGGCCGGCACCCGGCCGGCACCGGGTCAGGTAGTGGAGAGCAACACGGTCATGGCAAAGGCGATGCTCGAAGAGGCCGGGGCCAGCTGCACGCGGTACCCCTTTGTGGAAGACCGGCCCGAACGGATCCGGGCAGCTATTGAAACGGCTGCACGGGAGAACGATATCGTCATCGTCTCTGCAGGTTCGTCGGCAGGAACAAAGGATTACACCGCGGATGTCATCGCAGGGCTTGGCACCGTGCTTGTCCACGGCGTTGCAACGAAACCGGGTAAGCCGGTCATCATCGGCACAATCGGGGGAAAGCCGGTCATCGGCCTTCCCGGCTATCCGCTCTCGGCCCTGACCATCATCCGCGAGCTCGTCCTCCCGTTCCTCAGAAACTACGGCCTTGTTGTGCCGGACCCGGCCGTGATCCAGGCGGAGATAACCTCGGCACTGCCAAAAGAGATCGGATCCGACGAGTTCGTGCTCTGCACGCTCGGAAAAGTCGGGAACCGCTGGACCGTCTCCCCCCAGTCCAAGGGAGCCGGTGTCCAGATGAGCGCTGTCCGGGCAAACGCGTATATCCGGGTTCCCCGCAATTCTGAGGGTTACACGGCCGGGGATAGAGTCGAGGCCCGGCTGATGGTGCCGGTCCACGAGGCGGAAAATGCCCTCATCGTAACGGGCAGTCACGACCCGGTCCTCGATTACCTGGCCGATCTCCTCCGCCCGGAAGGCATCACCCTCATCTCAACCCACGTGGGGAGCATGGGCGGGATCCTTGCCCTGAAAAAAGACGACTGCCATGCCGCCCCCACCCACCTGCTGGCAGAAGACGGGAGTTACAACACGACATTCCTGCAGAAGTACCTGCCGCAGACCAAAATCGATCTCATCTGCGTTGCCGGCCGGCAGCAGGGAGTTGTCTCTCGAACCGGCCTTGCGCTTGCCGAGCTGCCGGGCCGGGCATTTGTCAACCGCCAGAGAGGCTCCGGCACCCGGATGCTCCTGGACTTTGAACTGAAGAAGGCAGGGATCGATCCTGGTTCCATCCCGGGCTACGAGAGGGAGGTGACCACGCACATCGCCGTTGCCCTTGCGGTGAAGAGCGGGGAAGCGGAAGCCGGCCTCTGTGTGTACAGTGCGGCAAAAGCGCTCAATCTGCCGTTTGTCCCGGTATCGCAGGAGAGGTACGAGATTGCCATCCGGCATGAACATGCGGGGGACCCACGGGTCCGGGCACTCATCAGTGCAATCCGGTCGGCACGGTTCCGGGAGATCCTAAAGAATCTTGGCGGGTACGATACAACGGAGACCGGCACACTGCGAGAGGTCCGGTAG
- a CDS encoding formylmethanofuran dehydrogenase subunit B gives MTKTITDVICPFCGTLCDDLEVVVSDDGKKLLEVYNACVIGTEKFLHSQSADRVTKPRLRQADGSWKEISYDEAAEYTAQMLAKAKKPLMYGWSSTNCEAQSVGNEIAEISKACCDNTAAVCHGTTLIAVQDIGLPTCTLGEVKNRADRVIFWGCNPAHAHPRHMSRYSIFPRGFFTGKGQMSRKLVVVDPRCTDTAKMADVHLQVEQGRDYELLNALRVALKGEWLPDVVAGIPAAKIREVADTLKSGRFGIIFFGMGVTQSLSKNHNIDEAIALTKDLNEYTKYSIMPMRGHYNVTGSGEVFAWQFGFPYSVDLTRGFARYNPGDSSSIDLLNRGEIDAMFTIGSDPGAHFPISAVKHIAQVPSVCIDPHLTPTSGVSKLHIPVAFNGVECGGNCYRMDNVPIDCRKVVEPPEGMLTDEQFLIKVRDRLKTLKGVA, from the coding sequence ATGACCAAGACTATCACCGATGTCATCTGCCCGTTCTGCGGAACCCTCTGCGACGATCTCGAAGTCGTTGTATCGGATGACGGCAAGAAACTGCTCGAAGTCTACAATGCCTGCGTCATCGGGACCGAGAAGTTCCTCCACTCCCAGTCAGCCGACCGGGTCACGAAACCCCGGCTGCGCCAGGCCGACGGCAGCTGGAAGGAGATCAGCTATGATGAGGCTGCCGAATACACGGCCCAGATGCTCGCGAAGGCAAAGAAGCCCCTGATGTACGGCTGGTCCTCAACCAACTGCGAGGCCCAGAGCGTAGGCAACGAGATCGCCGAGATCTCGAAAGCCTGCTGCGACAACACCGCAGCGGTCTGCCACGGCACCACCCTGATTGCGGTACAGGACATCGGTCTCCCGACCTGTACGCTCGGTGAGGTCAAGAACCGTGCCGACCGCGTCATATTCTGGGGTTGCAACCCGGCTCACGCCCACCCCCGGCACATGTCCCGGTACTCCATCTTCCCCCGCGGTTTCTTCACCGGCAAGGGACAGATGAGCCGCAAGCTGGTGGTCGTTGACCCCCGCTGCACCGACACCGCCAAGATGGCCGATGTCCACCTGCAGGTCGAGCAGGGCCGCGACTACGAGCTGCTCAATGCACTCCGCGTTGCCCTCAAGGGAGAGTGGCTCCCCGATGTGGTTGCCGGTATCCCGGCAGCCAAGATTCGCGAGGTTGCGGATACCCTGAAGAGCGGCCGGTTCGGCATCATCTTCTTCGGTATGGGTGTCACCCAGTCCCTCTCCAAGAACCACAACATCGACGAGGCCATTGCCCTGACCAAGGACCTCAACGAGTACACGAAGTACTCGATCATGCCGATGCGGGGCCACTACAACGTGACCGGCTCCGGAGAAGTCTTTGCCTGGCAGTTCGGGTTCCCGTACTCCGTTGACCTGACCCGCGGCTTTGCCCGCTACAACCCGGGCGACTCGAGCTCGATCGATCTCCTCAACCGAGGCGAGATCGATGCCATGTTCACCATAGGGAGCGACCCGGGGGCACACTTCCCCATCAGCGCTGTCAAGCACATCGCCCAGGTTCCCTCGGTCTGTATCGACCCGCACCTGACCCCGACCTCCGGCGTCTCCAAGCTCCATATCCCCGTTGCATTCAACGGTGTCGAATGCGGCGGCAACTGCTACCGCATGGACAATGTCCCGATCGACTGCCGCAAGGTTGTCGAGCCGCCCGAGGGCATGCTCACCGACGAGCAGTTCCTCATCAAAGTCCGTGACCGCTTAAAGACGCTCAAGGGGGTTGCATAA
- a CDS encoding molybdopterin dinucleotide binding domain-containing protein, translating to MAKSISVNLISGRTIQQGVAIESGKEKSSYRTACGIIEMDTVDLKALGAWKNTNVKVTSEYGSVVVKAVEATQGPHPGVAFIPMGPWANSIINPNTYSTGMPTFKGTPVTIEVAINEPILLGIELVQKQCGVIVG from the coding sequence ATGGCAAAGTCAATATCTGTTAACCTGATCTCCGGCAGGACCATCCAGCAGGGTGTTGCTATCGAGAGCGGCAAAGAGAAGTCCTCGTACCGCACCGCCTGCGGCATAATCGAGATGGACACCGTCGATTTGAAAGCACTCGGCGCATGGAAGAACACCAACGTGAAGGTCACGAGCGAGTATGGCAGCGTCGTCGTCAAAGCTGTCGAAGCCACGCAGGGACCCCACCCGGGCGTTGCTTTTATCCCCATGGGCCCGTGGGCAAACTCGATCATCAACCCGAACACCTACTCCACCGGTATGCCGACCTTCAAGGGCACCCCGGTCACCATTGAAGTAGCTATCAACGAGCCTATCCTTCTCGGTATCGAACTTGTCCAGAAGCAGTGCGGGGTGATCGTAGGATGA
- a CDS encoding 4Fe-4S binding protein, whose protein sequence is MAFSVHVNMERCTGCGNCVIACPVDALELYTVDPATKEKIYAVRNGKSVHLDVKAELCAGCGVCVNACPYDVIRLSGRGEMIQNVA, encoded by the coding sequence ATGGCGTTTTCTGTACATGTAAACATGGAGCGATGCACCGGTTGTGGCAACTGTGTCATCGCATGCCCGGTTGATGCCCTTGAGCTATATACCGTGGACCCGGCTACCAAAGAGAAGATCTACGCCGTCAGGAACGGAAAGTCGGTTCACCTCGATGTGAAGGCTGAACTCTGCGCAGGTTGTGGCGTCTGTGTCAATGCCTGCCCGTATGACGTAATACGCCTCTCCGGCAGGGGAGAGATGATCCAAAACGTGGCCTGA
- a CDS encoding formylmethanofuran dehydrogenase subunit A: protein MSEYIIKNGHVFDPVQGIKGDKKDIAIKDGKIVDKVGSGAKVIDATGKTVMAGAVEIHSHIAGPKVNLGRIYRPEDKLFSCTPTKGMERMGGGASIPTTFKTGYEYAKMGYTTAMEAAMPPLFARHVHEEIRDTPIIDEGAFPVFGNNWFVLEYLKNQEVENTAAYIAWLLKVTKGYAVKVVNPGGTEAWAWGLNCLSVNDPVPYFDITPAEIVKGLIEANEYLGLPHSVHIHPNNLGNPGCYQTTLDTLKIAEGFKAKNTFGREQVLHLTHSQFHSYKGTNWGDFESGAKEITDYVNKNKNITIDTGNVTLDETTTMTADGPFEHHLTGLNHLKWANCDVELETAAGVVPYIYSPSISVCAIQWAIGLEIPLMMKDPMRCYITTDHPNAGPFTRYPRVIKWLMSKKARDAQIDAFKHKDKVLSQTSIGSLDKEISLYELAQMTRAGPAKSLGLTAICGGLKPGMDADVAVYNFNPDKPVANPDDIETAFSRCAAVFKSGVQVVSNGEIVSNGHKRTLWVNVKAKENPQVMRDIAEKFVKYYSMTQNNYEALGHHFVPNPYALEVDATN from the coding sequence ATGTCTGAATATATCATCAAGAACGGCCACGTCTTTGACCCGGTCCAGGGCATCAAGGGCGACAAGAAAGATATCGCAATAAAAGACGGCAAGATTGTCGACAAGGTCGGATCCGGTGCAAAGGTTATCGACGCCACCGGAAAGACCGTCATGGCAGGCGCAGTCGAGATCCACTCTCACATCGCCGGGCCCAAGGTCAACCTCGGACGTATCTACCGGCCCGAGGACAAGCTCTTCAGCTGCACGCCCACAAAGGGCATGGAGCGGATGGGCGGCGGGGCCTCGATCCCGACCACGTTCAAGACCGGCTACGAGTATGCCAAGATGGGCTACACCACGGCAATGGAAGCCGCCATGCCCCCGCTCTTCGCCCGCCACGTGCACGAGGAGATCCGCGACACCCCCATCATCGACGAGGGCGCATTCCCGGTCTTCGGGAACAACTGGTTCGTACTCGAATACCTCAAGAACCAGGAAGTCGAGAACACCGCCGCCTACATTGCCTGGCTCCTCAAAGTGACGAAGGGTTATGCAGTCAAGGTTGTCAACCCCGGCGGCACGGAAGCCTGGGCCTGGGGACTGAACTGTCTCTCGGTCAACGACCCGGTCCCGTACTTTGACATCACCCCGGCAGAGATCGTCAAGGGTCTCATCGAGGCAAACGAGTACCTCGGTCTCCCGCACTCCGTGCACATCCACCCGAACAACCTCGGGAACCCCGGATGCTACCAGACAACCCTCGACACCCTGAAGATCGCAGAGGGATTCAAGGCCAAGAACACCTTCGGCCGCGAGCAGGTACTGCACCTCACCCACTCCCAGTTCCACTCCTACAAGGGAACCAACTGGGGCGACTTCGAATCGGGCGCAAAAGAGATCACCGACTACGTGAACAAGAACAAGAACATCACCATCGACACCGGAAACGTCACCCTTGACGAGACCACGACGATGACTGCCGACGGTCCGTTCGAGCACCACCTCACCGGCCTCAATCACCTGAAGTGGGCCAACTGCGATGTCGAACTCGAGACCGCAGCCGGTGTCGTGCCGTACATCTACAGCCCGTCCATCTCGGTCTGCGCCATCCAGTGGGCGATCGGTCTTGAGATCCCCTTGATGATGAAGGACCCGATGCGCTGCTACATCACCACCGACCACCCGAACGCAGGACCGTTCACCCGGTACCCCCGCGTCATCAAGTGGCTCATGAGCAAGAAGGCCCGCGACGCACAGATCGACGCCTTCAAGCACAAGGACAAGGTCCTCTCCCAGACCAGCATCGGCAGCCTGGACAAGGAGATCTCGCTCTACGAACTGGCCCAGATGACCCGCGCCGGCCCGGCCAAATCCCTGGGTCTTACCGCAATCTGCGGCGGCCTGAAACCCGGCATGGATGCCGACGTTGCAGTCTACAACTTCAACCCCGACAAGCCGGTTGCAAACCCGGACGACATCGAGACCGCATTCAGCCGCTGCGCAGCGGTCTTCAAGAGCGGCGTGCAGGTTGTCAGCAATGGCGAGATTGTAAGTAACGGCCACAAGCGCACGCTCTGGGTCAATGTCAAGGCCAAGGAGAACCCGCAGGTCATGCGCGACATTGCCGAGAAGTTCGTCAAGTACTACAGCATGACGCAGAACAACTACGAGGCGCTCGGGCACCACTTTGTCCCGAACCCGTACGCCCTTGAGGTGGATGCAACCAACTGA
- a CDS encoding MBL fold metallo-hydrolase yields MRCIVLASGSKGNSVVLEGSSGSILIDAGLSAKELLLRMARAGLDPEQLLSILVTHEHGDHIRGLDVLCRKLDLPVYATEGTLADFLNHRRTSEKPLESRVCRYREEFTVGDFTIEPFAISHDAAEPCGFIIREGDCRIGYCTDTGIVTPQMLDLLLPCDGIILESNHCPEMLANGPYPESLKRRIRSKRGHLSNPDAALCLREFGKDVPEVILAHLSEMNNTPEKAKGSAREGLGLFFEEHRVTVATQDGTSAAHPQCLRF; encoded by the coding sequence ATGCGCTGCATTGTTCTTGCAAGCGGGAGCAAGGGAAATTCGGTTGTCCTTGAAGGATCCTCCGGGAGCATCCTCATCGACGCTGGCCTGAGTGCAAAGGAACTGCTTCTCCGCATGGCCCGGGCCGGGCTCGACCCGGAACAGCTGCTCTCCATTCTTGTCACCCACGAGCACGGGGACCATATCCGGGGCCTGGACGTCCTCTGCCGGAAACTGGATCTGCCGGTCTATGCAACGGAAGGGACGCTGGCCGATTTCCTCAATCACCGCCGGACTTCCGAAAAACCCCTGGAGAGTCGGGTGTGCCGGTACCGCGAAGAGTTCACAGTCGGGGATTTCACAATCGAGCCGTTTGCCATCTCCCACGATGCAGCCGAACCGTGCGGGTTCATCATCCGGGAGGGCGACTGCCGGATCGGGTACTGCACGGATACCGGTATTGTCACCCCGCAGATGCTGGATCTGCTCCTGCCCTGCGACGGGATCATTCTTGAGAGCAACCATTGTCCCGAGATGCTTGCAAACGGCCCCTATCCCGAATCCCTCAAACGCCGGATCCGATCAAAACGCGGCCATCTCTCCAACCCGGACGCCGCCCTCTGCCTGCGGGAGTTCGGAAAAGACGTGCCCGAAGTCATCCTCGCCCACCTGAGCGAGATGAACAATACCCCCGAGAAAGCAAAAGGGAGTGCCCGGGAGGGCCTCGGCCTCTTTTTCGAGGAACACCGGGTAACGGTCGCCACCCAGGACGGGACCTCGGCTGCTCATCCCCAGTGTCTCCGGTTTTGA
- a CDS encoding putative sulfate/molybdate transporter: protein MSETTLPPLRFSLSELAGSLGDFGTIIPLILAVALVSDVNARYILLFFGIWFIVTGLWYRLPIPLEPMKAVAVIVIAGTIGSGEIAAAGLILGVIFLVLGYGRFFGIIEKWVPQSVVRGIQLGLALLLFKSSIGFVVKDPLFFIIGIAIIAAFLLLARYRNVPDLSAIVVIAVGLVGGIAIFGVPPVSLIPPPQLVIPLTTDFSSAFSTLVLPQVVLTITNAILATSLLTKDLFAQDIAPKKFSRTIGLMNLTSVPFGGFPMCHGAGGLAGQYRYGARTGGANVYAGLIFIILALFFTSPQVLSIIAVGVLGALLVFVGIEMCRYSIRTDSLLVTGVIGVLALVSSMTLAFVVGMVLAYLVPYIRKRAAAG, encoded by the coding sequence GTGTCCGAAACAACCCTGCCCCCCCTCCGGTTCAGCCTCTCGGAGCTGGCGGGATCGCTGGGGGATTTCGGGACTATCATTCCCCTCATCCTTGCCGTGGCGCTCGTCTCGGATGTCAATGCCCGCTACATCCTCCTCTTCTTTGGGATCTGGTTCATTGTCACGGGCCTCTGGTACCGGCTTCCCATCCCGCTCGAACCGATGAAAGCAGTGGCGGTGATCGTCATTGCCGGAACTATCGGGAGCGGCGAGATCGCAGCAGCGGGCCTCATCCTCGGCGTTATCTTCCTCGTGCTCGGGTACGGCCGCTTCTTCGGCATCATCGAGAAGTGGGTGCCCCAGAGCGTTGTCCGGGGTATCCAGCTGGGTCTTGCCCTGCTCCTCTTCAAATCCTCGATAGGTTTCGTGGTAAAAGACCCGCTCTTCTTCATCATCGGGATTGCCATCATCGCAGCATTCCTCCTGCTCGCCCGCTACCGGAACGTCCCCGATCTCTCGGCGATCGTTGTCATCGCTGTCGGTCTTGTCGGAGGGATCGCCATCTTCGGGGTTCCCCCGGTAAGCCTGATCCCCCCGCCCCAGCTGGTCATCCCGCTGACAACGGACTTCTCCTCTGCGTTCTCGACCCTTGTGCTCCCGCAGGTGGTCCTGACGATAACGAACGCCATCCTGGCCACATCCCTGCTCACCAAGGACCTGTTCGCCCAGGACATTGCGCCTAAGAAATTCTCCCGGACCATCGGGCTCATGAACCTCACGTCGGTACCGTTCGGCGGCTTTCCCATGTGCCACGGGGCGGGCGGCCTTGCCGGCCAGTACCGGTACGGGGCCCGGACCGGGGGTGCGAACGTGTATGCCGGCCTGATCTTCATCATCCTCGCCCTCTTCTTCACCTCGCCGCAGGTGCTCTCGATCATTGCCGTTGGCGTGCTCGGGGCCCTGCTCGTCTTTGTCGGGATCGAGATGTGCCGGTACAGTATCAGGACGGATTCCCTGCTCGTGACCGGAGTCATCGGGGTACTCGCGCTCGTGAGCTCCATGACCCTTGCATTTGTTGTGGGAATGGTTCTCGCGTACCTGGTCCCGTACATCCGGAAACGGGCGGCGGCCGGATAG
- a CDS encoding 4Fe-4S dicluster domain-containing protein: protein MQHESGIHMKGGVITERDPDYCTVRLRAPAGVFTVDQLRGIATLAKRYGNGEVHGTTRQTLEIPHVRGSDLKKLGKGLEKNNTPIGSEKDEVVNIIACPGTSRCKFANIDTISLAKKIDAKLFGKEMPVKMRIALSGCPNACTSPMLNEIGIIGRVRPVRTTERLCTGCGNCVYYCKEKAIRIRNGISVLDEGKCVDCGVCVQSCHFDLIKAEHRHFLITVGGRRGRHPRIGRELLTVETEEQVLFAIDRIIDWVYRRAWSGRLLSEQLDEIHFEKFREDILKQVPEAKPVTDEKNAAVKKE from the coding sequence ATGCAGCACGAATCAGGCATTCATATGAAAGGAGGCGTGATAACCGAACGCGATCCCGATTACTGCACAGTCAGGCTCCGTGCACCGGCAGGCGTCTTCACGGTCGACCAGCTCCGGGGAATTGCCACTCTTGCCAAAAGGTACGGGAACGGCGAGGTGCATGGCACCACCCGCCAGACCCTCGAGATCCCGCATGTCAGGGGGTCCGACTTAAAAAAACTCGGAAAGGGTCTTGAGAAGAACAATACCCCTATCGGTTCCGAGAAGGACGAAGTGGTCAACATCATAGCCTGCCCGGGTACCTCCCGGTGCAAGTTCGCCAATATCGATACGATAAGCCTTGCAAAGAAGATCGATGCAAAACTCTTCGGGAAGGAGATGCCGGTCAAGATGCGCATCGCCCTCTCGGGCTGCCCGAATGCCTGCACGAGCCCGATGCTCAACGAGATCGGGATCATCGGACGGGTGAGACCGGTCCGGACCACGGAGCGGCTCTGCACCGGCTGCGGCAACTGCGTCTATTACTGCAAGGAGAAGGCAATCCGGATCAGAAACGGTATTTCCGTGCTGGACGAGGGCAAGTGCGTGGACTGCGGGGTCTGCGTCCAGTCCTGCCATTTCGACCTCATCAAGGCCGAGCACCGCCATTTCCTCATAACCGTCGGGGGCCGGCGCGGCAGGCATCCGAGGATCGGCAGGGAACTCTTAACGGTCGAGACCGAGGAGCAGGTTCTTTTTGCCATCGACAGGATCATTGACTGGGTGTACCGCCGGGCCTGGAGCGGCAGGCTGCTCTCCGAGCAGCTGGACGAGATCCATTTCGAAAAGTTCCGGGAGGACATCCTGAAGCAGGTGCCGGAAGCAAAGCCGGTCACCGATGAGAAGAATGCTGCCGTGAAAAAAGAATAA
- a CDS encoding formylmethanofuran dehydrogenase subunit C, whose translation METVTINLKNAPALYLEADTISPDAFAGKSAAQIAELPVFEGNVPSTLGKYFEVSGSAGATAADTKIIVKGDVKKVKYLGFKMTAGELVIEGSADQYVGAWMKGGKLLAKGDVAAFAATAMKGGELTIEGNAGNYLGAAYRGDWRGMSGGKILVKGNAGSDIGMYMLGGEIIVNGNVDVHAMTHAEGGKLVVKGNAKSKLGGQMVEGTIYVFGSIEVMMPGFKPNGEVELEVDGKKATFAHFIGDLGERHKKKKGIVVYGNLYKKI comes from the coding sequence ATGGAAACCGTTACCATTAATTTGAAAAATGCGCCTGCACTGTATCTTGAGGCAGACACCATCTCCCCCGATGCATTTGCCGGAAAGAGCGCTGCCCAGATTGCGGAACTTCCCGTCTTCGAGGGAAACGTGCCCTCGACCCTTGGCAAGTACTTCGAAGTCAGCGGAAGCGCAGGTGCAACCGCGGCTGACACGAAGATCATTGTCAAAGGCGATGTGAAGAAGGTTAAGTACCTCGGCTTCAAGATGACCGCCGGCGAGCTGGTCATCGAAGGGAGCGCCGACCAGTACGTGGGAGCCTGGATGAAGGGAGGAAAACTCCTTGCAAAGGGCGATGTTGCAGCCTTTGCCGCAACGGCCATGAAAGGCGGGGAGCTGACCATCGAGGGCAATGCCGGCAACTATCTCGGCGCAGCCTACCGGGGCGACTGGAGAGGCATGTCCGGCGGTAAGATCCTGGTCAAGGGCAATGCCGGTTCCGATATCGGCATGTACATGCTCGGCGGCGAGATCATTGTCAACGGCAATGTCGATGTCCACGCCATGACCCATGCAGAGGGAGGCAAGCTCGTTGTCAAGGGCAATGCCAAGAGCAAGCTCGGCGGCCAGATGGTCGAGGGAACGATCTACGTCTTTGGCTCCATCGAGGTCATGATGCCCGGCTTCAAGCCAAACGGCGAAGTCGAGCTCGAAGTTGACGGCAAAAAGGCGACCTTTGCCCACTTCATCGGCGATCTTGGAGAGCGCCACAAGAAGAAGAAAGGCATTGTCGTGTACGGGAATCTGTACAAGAAGATCTAG